The Candidatus Bathyarchaeota archaeon genomic interval TGCTCAAGGAATACGCTGAGAGAATGGAAGCACTTGTTAAGGATAAAGTCAAGGAAATTACGGAAAGAGAGCGGCAGCTCCGCAGTATATTTGAGAACAGTATGGACGGAGTGATGCTGACAAAACCCGACGGGTCTATCCTCGCTGCGAACCCTCAAGCGTGTCAAATGCTGGGCATGACTGAAGAGGAAATTAAAAAAGCTGGACGCGATGGAATAGTTGTCAAAGACGAGAAACTGACAGCAGCACTAAAAGAACGTGACGCAACAGGCAGAGTAAAAACGGAACTTACATTCAAACGAAAAGACGGGTCGACTTTTCTCGGCGAAATCTCCTCAGCTTTATTTGCTGATTCAGACGGCACAATAAAAGGAAGCCTAATGATTAGAGATGTCACCGAACGCAAGAAAATACAGGACGCAATCATGCAAGAACGGGATACGCTTGGAAAAATCACGGCAAACATCGGCGCAGGACTCGCAATTATCGATAAAAACTATACAATATTATGGGCAAACGACTTCTTAAAATACTACAGGGGGAATATTGAAGGCAAACTCTGCTATACAGTACTTAATAGTTTAAATGAACCTTGCCCTGACTGTGGAGTTACAAAAATTTTCGCAAGAAAAACAAGCATCGACAGCCATGAATATTGCTCCCGAACTATTAATGGCGAACAGTATTGGGTTCAAATCATAGCCACGCCTATCAAAGATGAAAACGGCAACGTCACCTCCGTCGCAGAACTTGCGGTGGACATAACCGCTCAAAAACAAATGCAGCGGCAACTGCAAGAAAGCGAAGAAAAGTTTCATTCCATTTCGGAGTCGGCGCGTGATGCCATATTCATGTTTCATGAAGATGATACAATTACTTATTGGAATCCAGCAGCTACAAGAATCTTTGGTTTCACCGAGAAAGAGGCTCTTGGGAAAAAAGTGCACGACCTGGTGGTTCCCCCTCGGTTTGCCGAAGACCACCTGAAACTGATGAAAAAAATTGCTTGTGATTCAGCGAAAAAGCATTCTGACCTGTTTGAATTTCCAGCACTAAGAAAAGGCGGCGAAGAGTTTCCTATTGAAATCTCGATGGCAACATTGGAACTGAATGGCAAACGTCACATTGTAGCTATAGCCAGAGACATTACAGAACGTAAAAAGTTGGAACTTGCGCTTAAGAGTTCAGAGTTGAAGTACCGAAAACAGTTTGAGGAGTCGTTTGACGCTATCTTTTTAGCGGATGCAGAAACAGGGATAATACTTGATTGTAACCCTGCTGCCGCCAGACTTGTGGGTAGAGAAAAATCAGAATTAATTGGCAGTCACCAGCGAATTCTTCATCCACCAGAGAGAATTAAAGGTGAGTTTAGTGAGACATTTCAGTTGCATGCTTACGGAGAGAATATGCGAAATGTTGAGGAGCAGGTAATCACTAAGAATGGCGAAATCAAAGATGTTGTAATCAACGCTGCTATTGTTGATGTTGAGGGAAGAAGAATTCTTTTGGGAACATTTCGAGATGTCACCGAACAAAAAGCACTATTGCGAAAACTTGAGGAGTATTCAGAGGGTTTGGAGTTTACAGTGGAAGCGAGAACGCAGGAGCTGCGTGAGGCGCACAGAAAACTGTTGAAAGCTGAGCGGCTTGCTGCGATTGGCGAGTTAGCGGGGATGGTTGGGCACGACCTGCGCAATCCGTTGACAAGCATCAGAAACGCAGCGTACTACGTTAACAAAAAGCTACCTTCCTGCACAGATGAAAACATTAAACACATGCTCAAAATAATTGACAACTCTATTTTGCGTGCAGACAAAATCATAAATGACCTTCTGGAATATTCTCGAGAAATGTGGCTTGACCCTGAGGAATGCACGCCAAAGTCATTGCTGAAAGAGGCATTATCACAGGTTCAAGTCCCAACAAGCGTCACAATCGCGGATAAAACTCAGAGAAAACCGTTGTTTATGGCGGATAAAAACAAAATGGAGAGGGTATTCATTAACATGA includes:
- a CDS encoding PAS domain S-box protein, translated to MSKKKRGIEAKARVVLNFLTDMAVIVDEKGFVLLVNNAFEEVTGLNQKEVTGKQFLQFEILPPESKNALWENLEKRMRGLPVEPYEVCFTDKAGKSRWVEVKGRRVNYGGRPADLVVFHDITQRKEDQQLLKEYAERMEALVKDKVKEITERERQLRSIFENSMDGVMLTKPDGSILAANPQACQMLGMTEEEIKKAGRDGIVVKDEKLTAALKERDATGRVKTELTFKRKDGSTFLGEISSALFADSDGTIKGSLMIRDVTERKKIQDAIMQERDTLGKITANIGAGLAIIDKNYTILWANDFLKYYRGNIEGKLCYTVLNSLNEPCPDCGVTKIFARKTSIDSHEYCSRTINGEQYWVQIIATPIKDENGNVTSVAELAVDITAQKQMQRQLQESEEKFHSISESARDAIFMFHEDDTITYWNPAATRIFGFTEKEALGKKVHDLVVPPRFAEDHLKLMKKIACDSAKKHSDLFEFPALRKGGEEFPIEISMATLELNGKRHIVAIARDITERKKLELALKSSELKYRKQFEESFDAIFLADAETGIILDCNPAAARLVGREKSELIGSHQRILHPPERIKGEFSETFQLHAYGENMRNVEEQVITKNGEIKDVVINAAIVDVEGRRILLGTFRDVTEQKALLRKLEEYSEGLEFTVEARTQELREAHRKLLKAERLAAIGELAGMVGHDLRNPLTSIRNAAYYVNKKLPSCTDENIKHMLKIIDNSILRADKIINDLLEYSREMWLDPEECTPKSLLKEALSQVQVPTSVTIADKTQRKPLFMADKNKMERVFINMIKNAVDAMPCGGTLQIRSAERDGNVEITFTDTGVGIPNDILGKLFAPLVTTKAQGMGFGLAICKRLMEAHGGEITVKSTVGKGTTFTITLPLKPKLEKEEK